A region from the Streptosporangium sp. NBC_01756 genome encodes:
- a CDS encoding DUF732 domain-containing protein, with protein MAVIAVVAVVGVLGLLAGLAALPGDGAERSVAKPAASASTPVPAKALPMVDDAEPSMVPTPTPDPSASAREAVFTASVKQRKALKDADSYKLGRLGWDMCKALEEGKGFAAAAALGTSGFDLDTSEYIARVAIVNLCPHQRDKIPV; from the coding sequence GTGGCGGTCATCGCGGTCGTCGCGGTGGTAGGCGTACTCGGCCTACTGGCAGGCCTGGCCGCCTTGCCGGGCGACGGTGCCGAGAGGTCCGTGGCGAAGCCGGCGGCGTCGGCTTCGACGCCGGTGCCCGCGAAGGCGCTTCCCATGGTCGATGACGCCGAACCAAGCATGGTGCCGACGCCGACCCCCGACCCGTCGGCGTCGGCACGCGAAGCCGTGTTCACGGCTTCGGTGAAGCAGCGGAAAGCGCTGAAGGACGCTGATTCCTACAAACTGGGGCGGCTCGGCTGGGACATGTGCAAGGCGCTGGAGGAAGGAAAAGGCTTCGCCGCGGCTGCGGCCCTCGGTACCAGCGGGTTCGACCTGGATACGTCTGAGTACATAGCGAGGGTCGCCATCGTCAACCTTTGCCCGCACCAGCGGGACAAAATTCCTGTCTAG
- a CDS encoding sporulation protein: protein MVFKRLLGAFGVGGPSVDTVLAVARVSPGGFLTGEVRIKGGDFEAEVEHISLGLVTRIETEHSEGEHSGLGEFFRAQVSGPFTLGTGEERTLPFRVPVPWETPLTEVQGQPLNGMAMGVRTELAIAKAVDKGDLDPFSVAALPSQEAVLTAFSRLGFHFRSADLESGHLYGVQQRLPFYQEIEFYPPPQYAGRVNEVELTFVADAGRLDVILEADKRGGHGAGHDSFGRFQVTHEQALQMDWAAEITAWLDSLTTDRHGSSYGAPYGGHHDHHGHGGHHGGPGMGAVLAAGAAGAAGGFVAAEVIDEIGDFFEGDEEEE from the coding sequence GTGGTCTTCAAACGGCTGCTGGGAGCCTTCGGCGTCGGAGGTCCCTCAGTGGACACCGTCCTGGCCGTGGCACGCGTGTCACCCGGCGGGTTCCTGACCGGTGAGGTCAGGATCAAGGGCGGCGATTTCGAGGCGGAGGTCGAGCACATCAGCCTGGGGCTGGTCACCAGGATCGAGACGGAGCACAGCGAGGGCGAACACAGTGGTCTCGGAGAGTTCTTCCGCGCCCAGGTCTCCGGCCCGTTCACCCTGGGGACCGGCGAGGAGCGCACCCTCCCGTTCCGCGTGCCGGTGCCCTGGGAGACGCCGCTCACCGAGGTCCAGGGGCAGCCGTTGAACGGCATGGCCATGGGGGTACGCACCGAACTGGCGATCGCCAAGGCGGTCGACAAGGGCGACCTCGACCCCTTCTCCGTGGCGGCCCTGCCCTCCCAGGAGGCCGTCCTGACGGCCTTCTCCCGGCTCGGCTTCCACTTCAGGAGCGCCGACCTGGAGTCCGGTCACCTGTACGGCGTGCAGCAGCGGCTGCCTTTCTACCAGGAGATCGAGTTCTATCCGCCCCCGCAGTACGCAGGCCGGGTCAACGAGGTCGAGCTGACCTTCGTGGCCGACGCCGGCAGACTGGACGTCATCCTGGAGGCCGACAAACGCGGCGGGCACGGTGCGGGCCACGACTCCTTCGGGCGTTTCCAGGTGACCCACGAGCAGGCCCTCCAGATGGACTGGGCCGCCGAGATCACCGCCTGGCTGGACAGCCTGACCACGGATCGGCACGGCTCGTCCTACGGCGCCCCATACGGAGGTCACCACGACCACCACGGTCATGGCGGTCACCACGGCGGGCCCGGCATGGGCGCGGTCCTGGCGGCCGGAGCCGCGGGCGCCGCCGGCGGGTTCGTGGCCGCCGAGGTGATCGACGAGATCGGTGACTTCTTCGAGGGCGACGAGGAAGAGGAGTGA
- a CDS encoding S1 family peptidase: MLSRGSLLAGAATVALFLAVGAAPANAAPAPLAPKPPSPSVIDAMQRDLGLTAEQAVTRLANEERAVTTESALSGKLGAAYGGAWLNGDASQLMVATSDAAAADAIRAKGAQPVVVSRTLAELNAVKDKLDQAPEQAKAGASLWYVDTPTNSVVILAAQQAAGEALVAAAGVDKNTVRVVASAERPQPFIDIIGGRAYYINGGTRCSIGFSVTRGSTPGFVTAGHCGRAGYPTTTPTGTFQGSSFPGNDYAWVAAPGNTPRPWVRGSGGANVIVRGSTQAVVGSSICRSGSTTGWHCGVIQQHNATVYYSQGSVSGLTRTTVCAEPGDSGGSFISGSQAQGVTSGGSGNCSSGGTTYHQPVNEILSAYGLTLTVG, translated from the coding sequence ATGTTAAGTCGAGGTTCTCTTCTGGCCGGCGCCGCCACCGTGGCGCTGTTCCTGGCCGTCGGCGCGGCACCCGCGAACGCCGCGCCCGCCCCCCTCGCCCCCAAGCCCCCGTCCCCTTCGGTCATCGACGCCATGCAGCGTGACCTCGGCCTCACCGCCGAACAGGCCGTCACCCGGCTGGCCAACGAGGAACGCGCGGTGACCACGGAGTCGGCCCTGAGCGGCAAGCTCGGCGCCGCATACGGCGGCGCCTGGCTCAACGGCGACGCCTCCCAGCTCATGGTCGCCACCAGCGACGCCGCCGCGGCCGACGCCATCCGGGCCAAGGGTGCCCAGCCGGTGGTCGTCAGCCGGACCCTCGCGGAGCTCAACGCCGTCAAGGACAAGCTCGACCAGGCGCCGGAACAGGCGAAGGCGGGCGCGTCCCTCTGGTATGTCGACACCCCGACCAACAGCGTCGTGATCCTGGCCGCCCAGCAGGCGGCGGGCGAGGCGCTCGTCGCAGCCGCCGGCGTGGACAAGAACACCGTCCGCGTGGTGGCCTCCGCCGAACGGCCTCAGCCCTTCATCGACATCATCGGCGGCCGGGCCTACTACATCAACGGCGGCACCCGCTGCAGCATCGGCTTCTCCGTCACGCGGGGAAGCACCCCCGGCTTCGTCACCGCGGGCCACTGCGGCAGGGCCGGCTACCCCACCACCACCCCGACCGGCACCTTCCAGGGCTCCTCGTTCCCCGGCAACGACTACGCGTGGGTCGCCGCTCCCGGCAACACCCCCAGGCCGTGGGTGCGGGGATCCGGCGGCGCCAACGTGATCGTGCGCGGTTCCACCCAGGCCGTGGTCGGCTCCTCCATCTGCCGCTCCGGCTCCACCACCGGCTGGCACTGCGGCGTCATCCAGCAGCACAACGCCACCGTGTACTACTCGCAGGGCTCGGTGAGCGGCCTGACCCGTACCACCGTGTGCGCCGAGCCGGGCGACTCCGGCGGGTCGTTCATCTCCGGCAGCCAGGCCCAGGGCGTGACCTCGGGCGGCTCCGGCAACTGCTCCTCCGGCGGCACGACGTACCACCAGCCGGTCAACGAGATCCTGTCCGCCTACGGGCTGACCCTGACCGTCGGCTGA
- a CDS encoding GNAT family N-acetyltransferase, with protein sequence MTASADRTDVIVVRSVGWDDAAAVALRDAMEEEMSARYADRLASKPDYLPRGMNVESDSVAYTGVAYAGPDLPVGHIALRRLGVDLEIKRMYVAPSHRGAGVARALLAAAEDAARALGAVRVILQTGDRQPDAVRVYEREGYAPIPLFAPYERLEGSHCFEKPLV encoded by the coding sequence ATGACCGCATCCGCGGATCGGACCGACGTGATCGTTGTCAGGTCGGTCGGCTGGGACGACGCCGCGGCCGTCGCGCTGCGCGATGCGATGGAGGAGGAGATGAGCGCCCGGTACGCCGACCGGCTCGCCTCGAAGCCGGACTACCTGCCCCGGGGCATGAACGTCGAGTCCGATTCCGTCGCCTACACCGGGGTCGCCTACGCCGGCCCGGACCTACCGGTCGGCCACATCGCGCTGCGCAGGCTCGGCGTCGATCTGGAGATCAAGCGGATGTACGTGGCCCCGTCCCACCGGGGCGCGGGTGTGGCTCGCGCGCTGCTGGCGGCGGCCGAGGACGCGGCCCGAGCGCTCGGGGCGGTGCGGGTCATCCTGCAGACCGGAGACCGTCAGCCGGACGCCGTGCGGGTGTACGAGCGGGAGGGATACGCCCCCATCCCGCTCTTCGCTCCCTATGAGCGGCTGGAGGGGTCGCACTGTTTCGAGAAGCCACTGGTCTGA
- a CDS encoding alpha/beta fold hydrolase gives MSKADELFGIAEVSAWLGLAPDTLRYFERQGVVPSPRRDSAGRRQYTMADVELIRMLVHLRETGMPLADIAQFTGADDKVADPARLRVELLTAHRRRVHDRREELDRALDVITRKIADFSDRITSSVDLLDRPDCTIAFEVQGEGPLLFLVGAPVGRAGFAALAHELAGRFTVVTHDPRGIGASRAVPGMAAPTPEVLAEDLAALVDRFTGGPALFVGTSGGAVTLLELGKQHPDVVGRAVLHEPPLVSLLDDADLAGRAAAAFKAAEADPQRAVQEFFDLSGAAHHTGPDQTPPAHMALPELPVEELEKNRYFLGRMAGPTVFYVPDIEAIRRVSVTLCAGSLSHHQMARRATQSLAELLELPLIDMPGNHLGASAEPAEFAHVLGLLLEP, from the coding sequence ATGAGTAAGGCAGATGAGCTGTTTGGTATCGCGGAGGTCTCGGCGTGGCTCGGTCTGGCGCCCGACACGTTACGGTACTTCGAACGTCAGGGAGTTGTACCGTCTCCACGGCGCGACAGTGCGGGGCGTCGCCAATACACGATGGCCGACGTCGAGCTGATCCGCATGCTGGTTCATCTTCGTGAGACAGGGATGCCACTGGCCGATATCGCGCAGTTCACAGGCGCCGACGACAAGGTGGCTGATCCGGCCAGGCTCCGAGTGGAGTTGCTGACGGCTCATCGCCGTCGCGTCCACGATAGGCGCGAGGAGCTGGACCGTGCGCTCGATGTGATCACTCGGAAGATCGCGGACTTCAGTGATCGGATCACGAGTTCGGTGGACCTTCTCGACCGACCAGACTGCACGATTGCCTTCGAAGTCCAGGGTGAGGGGCCACTGCTGTTCCTCGTCGGCGCGCCGGTCGGGCGGGCCGGTTTCGCAGCGCTGGCGCATGAGCTTGCAGGCCGGTTTACCGTCGTCACCCACGATCCGCGTGGTATTGGTGCCAGCCGCGCGGTCCCAGGGATGGCTGCACCCACGCCCGAGGTCCTTGCCGAAGACCTTGCTGCACTTGTCGACAGGTTCACCGGAGGGCCCGCCCTGTTTGTCGGTACCAGTGGTGGTGCCGTGACACTGCTGGAGCTGGGCAAGCAGCATCCTGACGTGGTCGGCCGGGCCGTCTTGCATGAGCCGCCCCTTGTGTCCCTCCTGGATGACGCAGACCTGGCGGGCCGAGCCGCAGCAGCGTTCAAAGCTGCAGAGGCTGATCCCCAGCGGGCAGTGCAAGAGTTCTTTGACCTCAGCGGCGCTGCCCACCACACAGGACCAGATCAGACGCCTCCTGCCCATATGGCGCTACCCGAGCTACCGGTCGAGGAACTCGAAAAGAACCGCTACTTCCTGGGGCGGATGGCAGGCCCGACTGTCTTCTACGTCCCCGACATCGAGGCCATCCGTCGCGTTTCGGTGACGCTGTGCGCTGGCTCGCTGAGCCATCACCAGATGGCGCGCCGGGCGACCCAATCACTCGCTGAACTTCTGGAGCTACCTCTGATCGACATGCCCGGCAACCACCTCGGCGCAAGCGCCGAGCCGGCAGAGTTCGCCCATGTCCTCGGGCTCCTGCTCGAACCCTGA
- a CDS encoding primary-amine oxidase, with translation MTTLPTPVSSLTATEIERTAALVREAGLAGESVRFVYVGLLEPHKQEVLAFQAGTGPRPDRRARVLLLDTATGDARDVTVDLTSGAVAAIVDVDGSHGGMPILVEEFMSVDGILAQEPAWADALAKRGLTTEQVRCAPLSAGAFDLPGEEGRRIIRVLCFAAPEPDAHVWAHPVDGLSAYVDLIERKAIEVIDIGVFPLPEELSRFHLPQGRPAPLETLRPIEITQPDGPSFQVEGDRITWANWSFHFGFDAREGLVLHQLAYADPDHDGELRPVVYRASIAEMVVPYGDPAPVRFWQNYFDTGEYLFGRFANSLTLGCDCLGEIHYVDVDLADEVGNVQRIPNAICLHEEDYGTLWKHTDIYTPNSAEVRRQRRLVISFFTTIGNYDYGFYWYLYLDGRIECEAKLTGILFTSAYRGLREWPYASEVAPGLAAPFHQHLFSARLDMMVDGVRNAVDEVDAVRVPVSPENPYGNAFSYARTRIASEAEGVRSADASVGRTWHVVSTERTNRLGQPTGYVLRAEQHPTLLADPSSSIAARAAFTTRELWITRYAPEERYPAGEFVNQNPGGDGLPAYLAGDRPLDGEDVVLWHTFGVTHFPRPEDWPVMPVDHAGFSLTPYGFFDRNPTLNVPADTAEHGGGHCHHGD, from the coding sequence ATGACCACCCTGCCCACCCCGGTTTCCAGCCTCACCGCGACCGAGATCGAGCGGACCGCCGCCCTGGTACGCGAGGCCGGCCTGGCCGGCGAAAGTGTCCGCTTCGTCTACGTCGGCCTGCTCGAACCGCACAAGCAGGAGGTGCTCGCGTTCCAGGCCGGCACCGGGCCGAGGCCCGACCGCCGGGCACGGGTGCTGCTGCTCGACACCGCGACCGGCGACGCCCGGGACGTGACCGTCGACCTCACCTCCGGCGCGGTGGCCGCGATCGTCGACGTCGACGGCTCCCACGGCGGGATGCCGATCCTGGTCGAGGAGTTCATGTCGGTCGACGGGATCCTCGCCCAGGAGCCGGCCTGGGCGGACGCGCTGGCCAAGCGCGGCCTGACCACGGAGCAGGTCAGATGCGCGCCGCTGTCGGCCGGCGCCTTCGACCTGCCCGGCGAGGAGGGCAGGCGGATCATCCGGGTGCTCTGCTTCGCCGCGCCCGAGCCCGACGCTCACGTCTGGGCGCACCCGGTGGACGGGCTGAGCGCCTACGTCGACCTGATCGAGAGGAAGGCGATCGAGGTCATCGACATCGGTGTCTTCCCGCTGCCGGAGGAGCTCAGCAGGTTCCACCTCCCGCAGGGGCGCCCGGCACCGCTGGAGACCCTGAGACCCATCGAGATCACCCAGCCCGACGGTCCGTCGTTCCAGGTCGAGGGCGACCGGATCACCTGGGCGAACTGGTCCTTCCATTTCGGCTTCGACGCCCGCGAGGGCCTGGTGCTCCACCAGCTGGCCTACGCCGACCCCGACCACGACGGCGAGCTCCGGCCGGTCGTCTACCGCGCCTCCATCGCCGAGATGGTGGTGCCGTACGGCGACCCGGCGCCGGTCCGGTTCTGGCAGAACTACTTCGACACCGGCGAATACCTCTTCGGCCGGTTCGCGAACTCGCTCACCCTGGGCTGCGACTGCCTCGGCGAGATCCACTACGTCGACGTCGACCTGGCCGACGAGGTCGGCAACGTGCAGCGGATCCCCAACGCGATCTGCCTGCACGAGGAGGACTACGGCACGCTCTGGAAGCACACCGACATCTACACCCCGAATTCGGCCGAGGTCCGCCGCCAGCGCCGCCTGGTGATCTCGTTCTTCACCACGATCGGCAACTACGACTACGGCTTCTACTGGTACCTCTACCTCGACGGCAGGATCGAGTGCGAGGCCAAGCTCACCGGCATCCTCTTCACCTCGGCCTACCGCGGGCTGCGGGAATGGCCCTACGCCAGCGAGGTGGCCCCGGGCCTGGCCGCCCCGTTCCACCAGCACCTGTTCAGCGCCCGCCTCGACATGATGGTCGACGGCGTCCGGAACGCGGTCGACGAGGTCGACGCGGTCCGGGTGCCGGTCTCACCGGAGAATCCGTACGGCAACGCCTTCAGCTATGCCCGGACCCGGATCGCGAGCGAGGCCGAAGGGGTGCGCAGCGCGGACGCCTCGGTCGGGCGGACCTGGCACGTGGTGAGCACCGAGCGTACCAACCGGCTCGGCCAGCCGACCGGCTACGTGCTGCGCGCCGAGCAGCACCCGACCCTGCTGGCCGACCCGTCCTCGTCGATCGCCGCGCGGGCGGCGTTCACCACCCGGGAACTGTGGATCACCCGGTACGCGCCCGAGGAGCGGTACCCGGCCGGCGAGTTCGTCAACCAGAACCCGGGCGGCGACGGTCTGCCGGCGTACCTCGCAGGCGACCGGCCCCTGGACGGTGAGGACGTCGTGCTGTGGCACACCTTCGGCGTGACCCACTTCCCGCGGCCCGAGGACTGGCCGGTGATGCCGGTCGACCATGCCGGATTCTCGTTGACGCCGTACGGGTTCTTCGACCGCAACCCCACGCTGAACGTGCCCGCCGACACGGCCGAACACGGCGGCGGACACTGCCACCACGGCGACTGA